One Helianthus annuus cultivar XRQ/B chromosome 7, HanXRQr2.0-SUNRISE, whole genome shotgun sequence genomic region harbors:
- the LOC110868047 gene encoding probable disease resistance protein At5g66900 produces MLQSLDYQVFKSLSSKYLNIFLSDEDARNQLENLVKRMKSNNMLLVLDDVWSESESIIQDLMFQIPGYKVLVTSRFLFPRFDSTYELGLLNNEDAKTLLCYSAFPRDGIPINVTDDLVNKIVNFCKGLPLALTVAGASLCGQPAFKWKTTLKKWSESGSMLQSNSNILHSLKSSVDALDELPNVKECFLDLGSFPEDERISATVLMDMWVVLYNLDDEGTSTSENLLELSLRNLINLSSVRKKKMLVK; encoded by the exons ATGTTACAGTCTCTAGATTATCAAGTCTTCAAATCATTATCCAGCAAATATTTAAACATATTTCTAAGCGATGAAGACGCCAGGAATCAACTTGAAAACCTTGTGAAGCGAATGAAATCAAATAACATGCTACTCGTCCTGGATGATGTGTGGTCTGAATCTGAGTCCATTATTCAGGATCTTATGTTTCAAATACCAGGATACAAAGTTTTGGTCACGTCAAGATTCTTGTTTCCAAGGTTTGATTCTACATATGAGTTGGGCTTGTTGAATAATGAAGATGCAAAAACTCTTCTTTGCTACTCTGCATTTCCACGTGATGGAATTCCCATTAACGTGACAGATGATCTCGTGAACAAG ATTGTTAATTTCTGCAAGGGACTTCCATTGGCTCTAACTGTAGCGGGTGCTTCACTATGCGGACAACCTGCGTTCAAATGGAAAACAACTCTCAAGAAATGGTCGGAAAGTGGATCCATGTTGCAGTCAAACAGCAACATACTTCATA gtCTGAAGTCAAGTGTCGACGCACTGGATGAGTTGCCTAATGTTAAAGAATGTTTCTTGGATTTGGGCTCATTTCCTGAAGATGAACGGATTTCAGCCACGGTTCTTATGGATATGTGGGTGGTATTGTACAATCTTGATGATGAGGGAACGTCCACTAGTGAAAATCTTCTTGAACTCTCATTAAGAAATCTCATCAATCTTTCTTCAGTAAG GAAAAAAAAAATGCTGGTGAAGTAG